ggccgtgtcaggcaacacgggcacCTGAGTTGGCCCTCTGCCTTGGCTCCCGACCTTTCTTGCTCCCAGGCCtgctgacacgggcacccgtgtcagcccACTGACTTCTACTCTTTTGCACTTTTCAACCTTTCATCCTGACAcaggccgtgtcaggcaacacagGCACCCGTGTCAGACTTCTGTTAGTTGGATATTTTCACCTCTACCTTCAGCGGACTTTCCTTCGCCTCAGCATTACTTCCTTGGACCTGATCGCATATGCCTgaaacactaacactaccaaaccAAGCATCAAAACACCCTAATTGTCATGAATTTCCAAATCAATGCCATGCAAAGCAACTTAACATGAAAACTAAAACATAATACGAAAAACGATAAAAGATGAAACATTGTGTTACCGAAATGATAGACTTTTGCCGACTGATCAATGAAAACAGAGTATAAATGGTGACTGATTTGAAGTCAGACATGACCAAGCTTACAGAGATGTTGCAAGTCTTGATTGCCAGAGGGGAGCCACCTCAAAGGACTGTTATCTCAAAGGTTATTGATGTTGTTATTGATCCTCAACTTAACCCAAGGTCTGCCACTACATGGCCAGATTTTAATTTACCTCCAAATTATTCTCTACCTATTGCCATTACTGCTATGGTTGTCCAATCTTCTCAACCAGTGTTTCAAGCTCATGTATTCACTGTACTTCAATATGTTGTTCATACTACTACTCAAATTGTCCGAGCTCCTCATAAGAATCCTCTCTTTGAGTACCATGCTGCTGACGCCCAAAGTGAAAGTCAAGAAGGATCTTGAAATAAGGATTATAACATAACAACCATACCTATTAACATATATTTCCATTTTACAGCAAAAATATCTTCATAAGAAGTGAATTTGATAGGCTTTGGAGGAATAACATGCTTGCTGACATCTCTAATGCTTGTCCCAATAGTAAATTTCAAAATATACTTATGAATAGATGTCTTGAATAACATATCATTAGGTTGAACTTGAAAATTAAAAATGGTATATGTAATGTTAACTCTTAACATCGAATCAAACGATTTCGTGAACATAGTTGGAACAACGTCGTGAATATCACTCCCCTGAAACACGAAGGAATAAATGTGATTCATAAAGATAACGTCAAAAAACAGTAAACCAAATAGAATAACACAAGTACGAGTTAATAGGAATatcaaaaatgattaaaaaatggAGTAAAATGGAAGATCAAAATGACAAAAATTAGTATATGAAAAAAATCATTTCCAAATTGAAATATCAAAATACGAATACAATGATATAAACGGGTTATCTCGCTATCAATCCATAACATCTCGAAGTGTTCTTTTGTATTAGAAACGACAAACCATTTGTGGTGTATTTTGCGGCTATcttccatatttcttttttagcaTTAATGTATTTAATAAGCTCAAATGGTCTTGCCATATGAAGGATCTGCAGATACAAAATGAAGAAGTCAACGtagaaatcatgtttttaaattgcGGTGGTTGATGTTGCGATAGCGGCCAATGTGGTTGCTTCGATGCGCATTGCGGCCGTTGCAGCGTGAATTTTGATGTGGAGATATTTGAAATACACCATTAAAAAACtcttaaaagttaatattttacattaaaaatcacaagtaaattgagtttttggATTCTCAAATGTTGAATTGAATTATAATGAAAATATGCGAAAAAACTTGGGTGAAGGTGTTTGATGTGAATTCTAGTGTTATCGAACGTATAATTataaatcacaccgcaattgcggttTGATGCAGATGCACAAGCTACTGCATCAACAATATTGTGACCTCAATTGCGGTTGCGAACTGCAATTTAAAATCATGgtagtaataataaaattttagacaatttctttatagatcTCATGGCTTCTTAGGAACCCGTGGCGAAATTCCATAAATGCCCCTATACTTCGGAAGTGTATCTCCGAATGCACatttttctgaagaaaaaaagtaatttcggatgtgcacatccgaaaaaaaccattttttaagaaaaaatgtgcactcggagatgcacttccgaaatcatcCCTTAGgatatttcagaaatgcacttacGAAATATCATCAACGCATAAACAACTCCCTTTTTGCTTTGAATACCTGGTGATTTCACAAACATAAGCAGCAAACACCGATTCACAATATCACCATCACTGCATATCATAACCTTTTCAACCTATTCGCATATACTAGAACCTCCATACTCACCCAACCAACTGAAACTCATCAATTTGTGGATCCACCTCTTCGTTGGTAACTTTTTTGCATTTTTAGATGTTTGCTaccacaaaattcaaaattcttgcTTCTATGTTTGACTTAGACTGTCATTGAGATTTGGGATTCAATTTCAGATCATtgaatttgaagttgttgtttgttgatttttgagAATTTGGGTGTTTGGTTCAGTGTTTTAAAGAAGAAGCCATGGAGGGTttttgttttcggagatgcatatccaaaaatattaaaaaatgagtgttttcggatatgtatctccgaaataattaaaaatgtgaaaatatatgattttgaagatgtatctccaaaatttataaatattttagagtttttaGCAGGTGTCTTCATTCTATAGGGTCTATAATGAAATTGTCAAATTTTAAGGTGATGGTGTAAAACGTTTGCATTTCGCAAGGGAatgaaaattgaaggaaaaaaacatcttgaaaaaaacaTTCAGCCTTATTTTTTTCGGAGCGTTTGTCCCAAATCTCAAATATAAAAACACTGATTAAAAATTCAAACGAGAAAAAGAATAAACCAGACATTCTAAGCTTGACACTCGTTCGTATTCTTCTCCTTGCACTGAAATTTCAAAATGTCAATGGCAAACGAATCCAGTTGGGTAGGAAGAAAAGCCGTGAAGCGAATCGGTGGAATGTCCGACGCTCTATCAATTGCCGCCGATCTCGGCTTCCCCGTCTCATCACCATcactttcatcttcatcttcatcttcccccCATGAACCGCCTCAGAGTTCCTCCCCAACAACCGCCGAAAAGGGTGAAGacttaattagggttttgagagaATTAACTTCCGTTCAAAAGAAAATTGCTGATCTGCAAGTTGAACTTCAAGGACGAAAGGTGAAaactgcttctttttttttttggatctgGATTTACacattgttgttttttgttttgatttgattatttTATGTGTCTGTTTTGTGTTTTTAGGATGATAAAAATGTTGCACATTTGACACATGTGagtgaaatgaagaagaagattgaaaCCTTGTCGAGGATTACTACTATTCTTAAAGATGTTATTCATAACAAGGTAACATTCAACTAAAATATTGTCTCATTTTATGTTTAATTagttcttaatttttattttagtgaGTCATTCAATATTCCTATAtactttaagacattattttatttttataatttggcAGGATCGGATAATTGCTCGTCTGCAACAACCGTATTCCCTGGATTGCATTCCTGTTGAAGCAGAATTTCAGGTTGGTGAATGTAATTTGTTGTTGAAATAAGCTACTTCGACTAGGAAAAGGCACATAAGTTTGTTGATTTCATGTAAACTTGACTAGGTGATACTTTTGTTGTACTAGTAGCATAACACATTTTTGCTATATTGTATTTAGTTCTTGATCTTACTTGTTGTAGTCCTATGTTATTAAACTCTGCCGTTCCGGCCGTTATTTCGGCACGGAACTGCAAAACTAAGAAAACGGTATCGAACAATACCGTTCCgtcaatttttataaattattgatAAACTGTAATTTTCTGTCAATGTAAGACATATTGTAATGCTTGTATCATGTATTTTTCTAATGTTTGCAGAAAGATTTCTCTGAACTACTGATGAAAGCAGCTAGTGATTATGGTGCCTTGACAGCCTCGGTGGCAGATTTTCAATGGAGTCAGAATTTTAAGGAACCTCCTTCAGTTTGGGGGGTATGCTTCTACAATCATTTCTATTGTTACTAGATATTGATTTTGGACTTTCTGTTTCCATTATAACACAAACTGATTTGCATTCTTGGACCCTTGTTTTTACCTACTATATCTTGTGTTGCCTACCTTTAATGTTATTAGCCACTACACTTGCTTGGAAGCACCAAGAATACGACTCGGTGacaatgaatttaatttttattcatttgtaTTTTAAGAAGCCAAACTTTGTGGATCCCTTGCACTTATGGATTGTTAAGCATTGTGCCGCGTTTCTGTGTGTTTTTAAAGGCGACAAAGTGCTTACAGGCACTACTTTGAGGACATCTGTTTGTAGAATAATGGACATAGCTCTGTGTTTTCGACTTGCATTTGAAACGaaattccattttcttttttaacaGGAGATGCTACGACCTATTCCTGTAGCGTTGGCATCTTGCACTCGATACTTCGAAGCCATGTCAGCCAAAAGAGAGTCATTTTCAGCACTTCAAAAAATGAGAGTGGGACAGTTTGATTCCACTGTGCTTAGAACACCGGCCAGAGATCCTTCCCAAAGACTGCCAGGAGTATCTGATTCTCTGACTTCACTTCCATCAGAATAATGGTACACGATAAAGGATCCTGTCTCTTGGTTATCAAAGATCCATCTGTCTCTTGTGTGAGATATCATACTTCAATCGCTTGTGCGTATCAAATATTCATGGAATACCTCTTTTCTAGAATGTTTATTACACGGCAAAGGATATTTTGTTAAAAGGGTTCTTTATGTTTGTTTGAGAAGTGAATTGATCGGTGTAAACTACAACTTGGAATATAGCATCAACCTTACTCTATTTTTTGTGTAAACAAATTTCATAACTCAATCTTCTGGAAAAATATTAGGATGAACTGAAATGGCTGAATTTTAAAGATTTTTAGATAGTACTTTGACAGAAAATACAGCATAATACACTATCATTACAAGTTTATTTTTGTTAGACAGTTGcaagtttatttttgttttttacaaATTCGAATTCCTTATACATAATATTATATAGGACTTTTATTATCATGTAGGactttttttaagttatttttaattgaataaacatATGATTGCTTTTCAAtaagaatattatttttatataaaaaaaaccccATTGTAAAACTTAATTTTCATTAGAaaactttaataatttttttttaaattggatATCATCTATACATAAgactaaataaaaaaagaaaaagaaaaattacgcTGTCAATCAATGAGGTACATGCTGATAAtaaattctcaattttatttttaaaatattgaaatgACAGAAATTATAAGAGTTTTTATTGATTGTATGGATAAAATTGTTTTACACTGGCAGTGCATTATCTTTAAACTCAAATAAAAATCTCTGAACTTAACACTGCTATATAGTTAGAGATGGATTCGAATTCACAAAATTagtgtaataataatattattaacttCTTTTAtgtcatattattttttattattttctattttaattgttatatttattaatcaatttttattatttaaatataatacatttattttgtaaaagaaaatggCAAGAACGGCCTTGCTTCTTCTTTTTCTAATTAAATAAACTTAAATTGTTAATCAGACTAATGAAGAATATTTAGATAGGATTATTTGGAAGAGATGATAAGAAATTAGTTGTGTTTGTTTCGGTGCTAGAAAAATTATTTCTGGGAATTTGAGGCTGGAAATAATTATTCCTTTGTTTGgtagatggaaaagaaaaaaaaaataccttGGAATAAATAATACCCAGAAATAAAAGTTACTCATGAAATTGTAAATATTTATTCTCATGTCAAAGGGTGGGAATCCTATTATTCCCATGGGAATAATAAATAACTAACTATAACTACCCACTTCCATGCTATTTCAacccattattttttatttttaaaatttaaaatgataaataaaataaaattcaaaattattcgaAGGAACCTTAATTATTTACCAAACAAATTGATGGGaataaaatttctaaaatttacATTCCTAGGAATAACATTCCTgagattataattttaatttctcAAACAAATACACCCTATGAGAAACACACCCTATGAGTTGTATACGCAAACACACCCTATGAGTTGTATACGCAAAGATATCCGTTTTATTGACAAACAAAAGATATCCAATTTATTAAAAACAAGAAACAAAATACCAAGAAAAAGAAATGTAAATGCAAATGACaagtttattttcaaaaatacaaaattgtaACTGCACGTCCACGCCTTACCAAAAATCAGAAAGAAAGCATAAATTGAGTTAACTATTATTGCCCTCGCAGGGTACTCATATATTGTAATTAAATTCTCTATTAAAATCTTGAAAATTTATACAACTTTTGTTTAGAAAACGTGTACAACACTGCCATATGCTTCTAAAGTATTTGGAGTTAACAAAAAGGACCATTACTCTTTTGTTTTGAGAACAATATTGAAAAATTTGTCAAAATCTTCTATCAATGAATTGAGTATTCCAATATTAGGAGATTTAGTTCAATGGAGAAAAATAAACTTGATACAAAATAGAGGACTTGCATTCCCTTCCAATTTCCTCAAAACCCTCCATTCACTTATTTTTTTCTAAGTTCTCCAAGGTCATGCGCTTTGGTTTGGTAAGTTcgaaaataagaaaattttaacACCAAAGTAAAAAACAATCCCTTCATCAATTCGCCAAGTCcttttacctatgttatcattgTATAAAAACTCATTTTAATCAAAAGCTCAAACTTCCATTTAATTTTCTTTCACTATACTCACCCAGAAAAAAGAAAGTAATACCAAAATACATAAAAATGTGTTAAACTATTTGCGGttgaaacattttgaaaattttctcaTAAGCATggcaatgtaaaaaaaaaatataaatggcATTGTCTATTATACTAACAACGTATCATGTCCACACAATCTTCAGGGTTACATAAAATCATTATTTGATGAAATTCCTCCAGAACTCAAGCAAGTATCTTCCTCAGGGACTCTGCACCAACCAAAAAAAAAGTAAGAGTTTAGATAACAGTTAAAAACAGTAGGCCACAAAAGTTGCAAAaccaattataaaaaaaaaaactggaCGCATTGTGCTTGCCACAGACAGGGCCGAGGAATAATGGAAGTAatagaaaaatatgaacaaaatagaAATCTCTGTATTACAATATTGAGTTGAGACTGCAAATACGCCAGAGATAAATTACTAGTGCTGATGTTATAGGGTTTTTAAAAAAAGGGGAAGAGAAGGGAATACAAACCtataattatgattatagttTTATGCATTGGTGACACAAAAAACGGAGAACTAACCCTTATTTACACTAAAACTAGAAGATTAGTTACTAGTGTTAAAGATATAGTCAAAAGGGATGAGAAGGGAATACAAACCTGGAATTTTGATTATAGTTTTTTTATTGGTGACACGAAAGACAAAGAACTAAACTGGAATTATTTTGGTATAATAACACCCCGCCTCAAGCTAAAACTTTAAGCTAGTTAGTTACAAATAACCtttgaaagagaataaaaaatcaaataatttcatATCAAAAACACGCTGGGCAGATCATATTTGGAAAATATATTGAGGCCCCAAATCACATCTAAGACACCGAGATCAAATTGTAACTGAGACAAAAGTTGAGGCCAGATTGCATTTGGGACAAAAACTAAAATGGCATCAGACCTAAATAGGACAAAACTTGAGGCCGTAGACTGCAACTTGGATGAAATTGAGGCCAGACTACAGCTGTGACAACAAATGTCAAATCACCCATGAGACAACCAAAACCAAACTAGAGCTCTGAAATTCATGCAAAAAATGACGAAATCGATGCAAAACAAGAATTGAGGGGCATTAATGAGCAAATTGTGACTGATAGCAATGTCAAACAAGGTTGGCAAGGCACCGCATGGCCCTAGCGCAGTCGACCATTAACTTATGAAACATCACATGAGTGTGTGGACTATACCAATGACAATAGGAATGACTGACAGTGACACCCAATAAACTGCTTTGAACAGCTAATAATGGTATATGAGTGGGATGAACTGACCTGAGGTCTATTAAGACAGGACGGAATAGCAGCAGAGAACAAAACTTACGACCAAGAGAGAACACGAGAAAGAACTTAGATAGTATTAGTTACCCTTATCCTAGAAAGGAGTGGTTTGAGGGAGGAACATAAGGGTTGGAAAGATACGATAAAGGTTGTAGTTCAACTTCAACTCCCTCAACTAAGATTTCTAACAACTAAAATTTGTTATAGACTGTGCCTTGGGCAGGAAGTGTTGGTTGCAAAGAAGACAACAAAACAAACTCAACGGATCGAGTAGTGCTAATTGAATTCAAATAGGGACTTGAGTATCATGAGCTGCCTAAATCTTAGTGGTTTGATAATTAGCTTTTAAGGGAGATCCTGATGGCTTGAATCCTAATAATCGAAATCTAGCAGACTCAACAACAttcaatgcaaaaaaaaaaaactacaaccAAGAAACTTCCACTGATGATGAGCATTTCAGATGCTCAATATCATTATCCCTCAACTCGGTAAAACATAATACATTGATAAATTAACTCTTAAACCCTGATAAGTACTAGGCAAATACGAACATCAAATTCAAAACCCAGACACAGATAAATCGAATACACTACCCTGATAATGATACATTCAAATTCAGCAGTATATATTTGGTTAAAAACCTAAACTTTATCACTTTATGTATAATCCAAGTTTTCAAACTGCACAGAATGTTCATGGATACAAAACCAGACAAACTCAAACCCTAATTTACCCAAATCTTTCACATAACAATCCACCGCAAAGGATCTTGAAAACAGAAAATTTCCAAACAGAATCCATACATTTGCATACAAGAACGTAAAATTGAGATTGGATAGCAAAATTACCATAGTATGTGAATCTAAAGCTCGAGCTTGAGTTCGTCGCTTTCGCGATTGAGAAAGTGAAGAATGTAAGGGGTGAGACGAACAACGACGACCCATGTTCCGAACATGGCGACGTGAGTTTTGAGCTCCTTCAATGCCGCAGTCTTGTCCGGCTTTCGCATGAATCCGGGAAACATGGCTTCTTCTCCGATTGTAGAACGTTTTCTTgggttttctttttagggttttgggATTACAGAACCTTCAACTTGTGAATTGTGCTATTCTCTCTCAAGATTTAAGAGGTGTAAGAATGGCCCGTAGAGATAACTTTGTAAGAAAAAGCCCTTTTAATATGGAGATGTTGTTAGGCTTTCGGCCCATTAGATGTTTGTCCAAACAAAAAAATAGGTTTGGAGATGTGCCCCTGCGTAAATTCGCAAATGCATCTCTAATGTAACTTTTAATCTTAAGAAAATTAATTCAGAGATgcattactatttttttttcctGTATGACAATTGGACAGAATATGTTTTTTAAGATTgtagtatttttatttgaaactaatttcaattcaattaaaaTGGTCGTTATTTGTTTCGAAGATTAAAAAACGAATATTATAGAAGCACATAAAGctttaataaaatgaaatattatagaaacatgaaaattaaaaaaactaaatatatttgtacAATCATTATTTTCAAAGTTGattaataataaagaaaatacaaatgAAATGCATACTATATTGTGTATGTCTAACTCTAACACATTGGCTCCTCCTCTACCTACGGTAATCAGTCTGAACAAGTGCTATCATTGGTTCCCAAGTATCTTTGGCCACGACACATATGATATTCAGTCTGAACAAGTGCTTATCAGCTCCATTGATTATGGCATTAACAGCTCCAAAGTTACAAAGAGTCAGTTCATACTCTTCCCTTCTACAACCTTAGCACACAAATTCTCTTAACCTAACAAACTTCAAGGTTTTGTTGTTCATTGATTTTGAGAATGCTATCATTCTAGCTTCCCAAGAGACATATAGTACCAGAAAATTACCTCCTTGGAGCTCACCCAATAAATAGACTAGAgtgtctgctctgatgccaattgaaaccACTTTTAAAACATGTTAATACTGATGTTCCAACATCAaaacacaatgtcaagacatATGGTACGACATTTTCTGACTGACAAGACACATATACCAGATTGTAAAATATGGAAAAATAAATTGTAGAATGATAAATCACACagtcaattgttaacccagttcaatgCAACGTCACCTACTATGAGGCTACCAAGTCATGAAGGAAATTCACTGTGATAATATTAGTTCAAAGTCAAAACAATCTCAGTTTGCAGCTTATCGCATAATCACTAACTTGTGCAACTTTTACCTAGAACCCTCTAGATATGAGATCTCCCTCTCACTTCCTACCAATCACCTTAGCGACATAACCAATGACAAAAACCAAAGAACCAAATAGAAGATTACACTTCAAATACAAAATACttagttttgcttaaaagcttttaaTTAAGACCAATATTCAACTCTTTacttaaaagctcatgagtgagAACAATCAGTCAACCTCAATGTATCAAATGATATAAGGGTGATTTACAaaaacacaagagactctcaaactGATAGTCTAAACTTCCCATAGTTTTTCAAATTTGTGAAAGTTTGGTTACATTAGGTTTAGGTTTCTCTTTAATACTTCTCAATAATCCACAGGCTTCAATTATTATTTGGTAAATTTTAGATATAAATTATTTGGTAATAGTTTAAAGCGCTGccaattatataatttttaaatttaactatAGTTTAAACGATTGTTATTTTTATctattgtattatattttttataatattttttatttatattatttctactaaaatatttttaaatatagtatttttttttaatattattttttctttaaattataatatttttatttatagtattttttttcctATCACTTTTTAAcgtaataaaattgatttcagaCAGAaacatttaatattaaataagcatcataatatcataatatcataataacaTAACATttattatcaaataaatatttaatacacAAAGGAGAcaattcaacaatattcttctcaatactattattttattttatcaatataTAAATATTGAACAAGTCATGATAGCTAACTATGCATTAGTAGCTAACTACTTTACTCACACCGGCTCAACTTTTTGTGTTTATTGGCCAAATAGAAAGAAAGAATTAAGCTATAACACCACGTATTCATATTAACCAAATACCTCATCAACAACTTTAACcaaaccaaagaaaaatatgaagTTACAAAAAAATCTGCTTAACTTACTGCAACATAAAGATAGACATGGTACTTAAATTAGAAATTTGGCTCTGCACAAACTACTTTGAAATGTGTTTATGTAATACTATTTTAGATGTCTCcctaaaaaacaaaatttgaacatATAATTCAATTTTTACCAccactatttttttatttctgcttatgATGCTTGAGTTTCATAAATGCAAACTTCAACTCCATTAGTtcaataacacaagcacactcAACAACATTCACCCTAACACATTCTAGTAACTTAATCGCAGCATTTAAGGTTCCACTAGTGGCTATAAGATCATCTATGACTAAGGATCTTTCTCCAGGTTGTACAGCCCCGACGTGCATTTACATTTTGTCAGTTCCATACTCCGAATAATACTCTTTTGAGATAACCTCTCCAGGCAATTTTTTGGGTTTCCTCATTGGAACAAATTTTGCTCCAATCGCCAATGCAACGGGTGGCCCAAAAATAAAGCCCATTACTTCAACACCAACGACTACATAAATATTTTGATCTCTGTATCTTTCAACAAACGAAATCTGTAGAACTACGTACATCATTCGGTAAGAATGCATATTTATCACATAAATTGTTTCCCATCTACATCACACCAAATTTTATGATACCCTACATGGTGATCTCATAGCCATATTCCAAAGAGTCAAGAAAGCAATGAAAAACCCTTAtgatcatggttttaaattgcataCCACATCACGTGATACGGTCGCAATATTGCGGTTGCAGTAATGTCCACATCTGCATCAGgtcgcaattgcggtgtgattgcAAAGCACAATAAAAACCGCATCATAACACCGCAACGACCTCATCATAACACTGCAACATCTGCATCAGTCCGCATCAGACCGAAAAGAGATTATGCAATGCtcacaaaaattattttatttatcttcctTTGTTATTTATATCATAAATTTAAAGTATgttttgaaatgattagtgataTTCAAAATGATGGTGAATtgttaatgatatatatatatatatatatatatatatatatatatatatatatatatatatatatatatatatatatatatatatatatatatatatatatatacatatatatatatagagagagagagagaaaagaaataTAAGATATGTgaaatctaaaataaataatattataatattttttttattcataaatatAAATTCACACCGTAACGACCATAATCCGTTTCGCAACAACTGCAATAGCCGCAACCGCATCTGCAGTTGCAACGacaatttaaaaccatgtttATGATCTTATCTTCTTATACTAATATGTTATACTATCCATCTCAGTATATCCTAAAACAATACCCTGCATTGTTGTGTCTGCTACAATGCCTCAAAAACACTCATTGAAATTCTACATGCAATAAAACTCACTACAACTATATAccattttaattttgttatgGTTATTCTCAATGTAACTGCTAACCAATATACATTtagtaacatatttaattgacTCATGTGGCATACTAACTCATGTCGTAAATGTCGATACTCACGTGGTTTAGCAAGATATAAATCTCCATAGCATTAAGCCTCGAGCTTTGAATTTGAGAAGCTTCCTATAACCTTTTGTTTTGTCTTTCCATAATACATTTTTGTTATTACCTTTGTTGTGGTGCTTTCTTCGTGGCTCTCCAACTCGAGCACAAGCATAATTATTCTAGTTGGTGCCTCCAAAAGCATTCTTGATTTCTACTTACATAGataaaagaaaactccaatttgaAATGTACAAGATATAAGTTCTAAAATTCTACAGATGAACATTTTATCTAGGATAGTACTTAATCCAATATTTTTGTTTGATAGAATTAATAGATCCGAACACTATATAAAACCAGTCTATCTACACTACATTCAAAGATAATTATTGTAAGAAAAACTAACCAAACCTATATAATAtgttgacaaagaaaaaatattcatcattcacaaagaaaacaacaataacataaTTAATATGTGACAAATGAAGAAGCTAACTAAACAATGTATTGATTTTGACATCATCCCAGCTTAATTGACTTTCACATGTGTAAGTGTAACCATCTTAATGAGACTGAATTGCCTAGAACCATGACAATTTTTATTAAATGAGGATTTttgagggcttacataaatttttcaaatatctttcatgttgttatagtattctaaaaactaaaaatataataatgataaatatta
The window above is part of the Vicia villosa cultivar HV-30 ecotype Madison, WI unplaced genomic scaffold, Vvil1.0 ctg.000469F_1_1, whole genome shotgun sequence genome. Proteins encoded here:
- the LOC131628626 gene encoding AUGMIN subunit 2-like, encoding MSMANESSWVGRKAVKRIGGMSDALSIAADLGFPVSSPSLSSSSSSSPHEPPQSSSPTTAEKGEDLIRVLRELTSVQKKIADLQVELQGRKDDKNVAHLTHVSEMKKKIETLSRITTILKDVIHNKDRIIARLQQPYSLDCIPVEAEFQKDFSELLMKAASDYGALTASVADFQWSQNFKEPPSVWGEMLRPIPVALASCTRYFEAMSAKRESFSALQKMRVGQFDSTVLRTPARDPSQRLPGVSDSLTSLPSE
- the LOC131628616 gene encoding mitochondrial import receptor subunit TOM6 homolog translates to MFPGFMRKPDKTAALKELKTHVAMFGTWVVVVRLTPYILHFLNRESDELKLEL